The Streptomyces spororaveus genome includes a region encoding these proteins:
- a CDS encoding gamma-glutamylcyclotransferase, with the protein MSLYAAYAGNLDPRLMTRRAPHSPLRGTGWINDWRLTFGGEQMGWEGALATIVEAPRHQVFVALYDIAPLDEDSMDRWEGVGLDIYRRMRVRVHTLDGEEAAWVYVLNGYEGGLPSARYLGEIADAAESAGAPHDYVMEIRKRPC; encoded by the coding sequence ATGTCGCTCTACGCCGCGTACGCCGGCAACCTCGACCCGCGGCTGATGACGCGCCGCGCTCCGCATTCGCCGCTGCGCGGCACGGGCTGGATCAACGACTGGCGGCTGACCTTCGGCGGCGAGCAGATGGGCTGGGAGGGTGCTCTCGCGACGATCGTCGAGGCCCCGCGCCACCAGGTCTTCGTCGCGCTGTACGACATCGCGCCGCTGGACGAGGACTCGATGGACCGCTGGGAGGGTGTCGGACTCGACATCTACCGCCGGATGCGGGTGCGCGTGCACACGCTGGACGGCGAGGAGGCGGCCTGGGTGTACGTCCTGAACGGCTACGAGGGCGGTCTCCCGTCGGCCCGCTACCTGGGCGAGATCGCGGACGCCGCCGAATCGGCGGGCGCCCCCCACGACTACGTGATGGAAATCCGCAAGCGCCCCTGCTGA
- a CDS encoding purine-nucleoside phosphorylase, translating to MNASVTDPFAAADAAAARLRELTGVDTHDVALVMGSGWAPAAEALGAPEAEFLVTELPGFPPAAVEGHGGKIRSYKIGDKRALVFLGRTHYYEGRGVAAVAHGVRTAVAAGCKTVVLTNGCGGLREGMKPGQPVLISDHLNLTATSPIVGANFVDLTDLYSPRLRAVCKEIDASLEEGVYVQFPGPHYETPAEINMIRVMGADLVGMSTVLEAIAAREAGAEVLGISLVTNLAAGLSGEPLNHEEVLQAGRDSAVRMGTLLTQVLARI from the coding sequence GTGAACGCATCTGTTACCGACCCCTTCGCCGCCGCCGACGCCGCAGCCGCCCGCCTGCGTGAGCTGACCGGCGTGGACACCCACGATGTCGCCCTCGTCATGGGCTCCGGATGGGCCCCCGCCGCAGAGGCGCTCGGCGCCCCCGAGGCCGAGTTCCTCGTCACCGAGCTGCCCGGCTTCCCGCCCGCCGCCGTCGAGGGCCACGGCGGCAAGATCCGCTCGTACAAGATCGGCGACAAGCGCGCCCTGGTCTTCCTCGGCCGGACCCACTACTACGAGGGCCGCGGCGTCGCCGCCGTCGCCCACGGCGTGCGCACCGCCGTCGCCGCCGGCTGCAAGACCGTCGTCCTGACCAACGGCTGCGGCGGTCTGCGCGAGGGCATGAAGCCCGGCCAGCCCGTCCTGATCAGCGACCACCTCAACCTGACGGCCACCTCGCCGATCGTCGGCGCGAACTTCGTCGACCTCACCGACCTGTACTCGCCGCGCCTGCGCGCGGTGTGCAAGGAGATCGACGCGAGCCTCGAAGAGGGCGTCTACGTCCAGTTCCCCGGCCCGCACTACGAGACCCCGGCCGAGATCAACATGATCCGCGTCATGGGCGCCGACCTGGTCGGCATGTCCACCGTGCTGGAGGCCATCGCCGCCCGTGAGGCCGGCGCCGAGGTGCTCGGCATCTCCCTGGTCACCAACCTGGCGGCGGGCCTGTCCGGCGAGCCGCTGAACCACGAAGAGGTCCTCCAGGCCGGCCGCGACTCGGCCGTCCGCATGGGCACGCTGCTGACGCAGGTCCTCGCCCGCATCTGA
- a CDS encoding sensor histidine kinase — protein MVFCLVALTAAVSAPGIAYWLNREAVLTRVQDAALGDFRQEMQNRAAALPADPTAEELQRTAELMAGSSPGYSVLLVQVGKDNRQIFGAAGPDSFGLANVPKSLQNAVNDRQKTTAANDSEYHVYWQRTKPHGNPYLVGGTRIVGGGLTGYMYKSLAQERDDLNALGWSLTIATGLALLGSALLAQAAARTVLKPVQRLGDAARRLGEGELDHRLDVSGTDELADLSHTFNKTAEALEKKVADMSAREEASRRFVADMSHELRTPLTALTAVAEVLEEEVEDLDPMIAPAVALVVSETRRLNILVENLMEVTRFDAGTAKLVLDDVNVADQVTACIDARAWLDAVELDAERGIVVRLDPRRLDVILANLIGNALKHGGSPVRVSVTVEGEWLVIAVQDNGPGIPEEVLPHVFDRFYKASASRPKSDGSGLGLSIAVENAHIHGGDITAANVAGGGALFTLRLPVDVGKVIAGDEGA, from the coding sequence ATGGTGTTCTGCCTGGTCGCGCTCACGGCCGCGGTCTCGGCCCCCGGCATCGCCTACTGGCTCAACCGCGAGGCCGTCCTCACGCGCGTCCAGGACGCGGCCCTCGGCGACTTCCGGCAGGAGATGCAGAACCGTGCCGCCGCCCTGCCCGCCGATCCCACCGCCGAGGAGCTGCAGCGCACCGCCGAACTGATGGCGGGCAGCAGCCCCGGGTACAGCGTGCTGCTGGTGCAGGTCGGCAAGGACAACCGGCAGATCTTCGGCGCGGCGGGCCCCGACTCCTTCGGGCTGGCCAACGTACCGAAGTCCCTGCAGAACGCGGTGAACGACCGTCAGAAGACCACCGCCGCGAACGACTCCGAGTACCACGTGTACTGGCAGCGGACGAAGCCGCACGGCAACCCGTACCTGGTCGGCGGGACGCGGATCGTGGGCGGCGGGCTCACCGGCTACATGTACAAGTCGCTCGCGCAGGAGCGGGACGACCTGAACGCGCTCGGCTGGTCCCTGACCATCGCCACCGGTCTCGCACTGCTCGGCTCCGCCCTGCTGGCGCAGGCCGCGGCCCGTACCGTGCTCAAGCCCGTACAGCGGCTCGGGGACGCGGCGCGGCGGCTCGGCGAGGGCGAACTGGACCACCGCCTCGACGTGTCGGGCACGGACGAACTCGCCGACCTCTCGCACACCTTCAACAAGACGGCCGAGGCGCTGGAGAAGAAGGTCGCGGACATGAGCGCGCGGGAGGAGGCCAGCCGGCGCTTCGTCGCGGACATGTCGCACGAACTGCGGACGCCGCTGACCGCGCTGACGGCGGTCGCCGAGGTGCTGGAGGAGGAGGTCGAGGACCTCGACCCGATGATCGCGCCCGCCGTGGCGCTGGTCGTCAGCGAGACCCGCCGCCTCAACATCCTCGTGGAGAACCTGATGGAGGTCACCCGCTTCGACGCGGGTACGGCCAAGCTGGTCCTGGACGACGTGAACGTCGCCGACCAGGTCACGGCCTGCATCGACGCCCGGGCCTGGCTCGACGCGGTCGAACTCGACGCCGAACGCGGCATCGTCGTCCGCCTCGACCCGCGCCGCCTCGACGTCATCCTCGCCAACCTCATCGGCAACGCCCTCAAGCACGGCGGCTCGCCGGTACGGGTGTCGGTGACGGTGGAGGGGGAGTGGCTGGTGATCGCGGTGCAGGACAACGGCCCGGGCATCCCCGAGGAAGTGCTGCCGCACGTCTTCGACCGGTTCTACAAGGCGAGCGCGTCGCGGCCGAAGTCGGACGGCAGCGGGCTCGGCCTGTCGATCGCCGTGGAGAACGCGCACATCCACGGCGGTGACATCACCGCCGCCAATGTCGCGGGTGGCGGGGCGCTGTTCACGCTGCGGCTGCCGGTGGACGTGGGAAAGGTGATCGCGGGTGACGAGGGTGCGTAG
- the afsQ1 gene encoding two-component system response regulator AfsQ1 → MPFLLLIEDDDAIRTALELSLSRQGHRVATAATGEDGLKLLREQRPDLIVLDVMLPGIDGFEVCRRIRRTDQLPIILLTARSDDIDVVVGLESGADDYVVKPVQGRVLDARIRAVLRRGERESSDSASFGSLVIDRAAMTVTKNGEDLQLTPTELRLLLELSRRPGQALSRQQLLRLVWEHDYLGDSRLVDACVQRLRAKVEDVPSSPTLIRTVRGVGYRLDSPQ, encoded by the coding sequence GTGCCTTTCCTGTTGCTGATCGAGGACGACGACGCCATCCGCACGGCCCTCGAACTCTCCCTGTCTCGCCAGGGCCACCGTGTGGCCACTGCGGCGACGGGCGAGGACGGCCTGAAACTGCTGCGCGAGCAGCGGCCGGATCTGATCGTGCTCGACGTGATGCTGCCCGGGATCGACGGCTTCGAGGTCTGCCGGAGGATCCGCCGCACCGACCAGCTGCCGATCATCCTGCTCACCGCCCGCAGCGACGACATCGATGTCGTCGTCGGGCTGGAGTCGGGAGCCGACGACTACGTCGTCAAGCCCGTCCAGGGCCGGGTCCTCGACGCCCGCATCCGGGCCGTACTGCGCCGCGGCGAGCGTGAGTCGAGCGATTCGGCGAGCTTCGGCTCGCTGGTCATCGACCGGGCGGCCATGACCGTGACGAAGAACGGCGAGGACCTGCAGCTCACGCCGACCGAGCTGCGGCTCCTGCTCGAACTGAGCCGCCGGCCCGGGCAGGCGCTCTCGCGCCAGCAGCTGCTGCGGCTGGTCTGGGAGCACGACTACCTCGGTGACTCGCGGCTCGTCGACGCCTGCGTGCAGCGGCTGCGCGCCAAGGTCGAGGACGTGCCGTCCTCGCCCACCCTGATCCGTACCGTCCGGGGCGTCGGCTACCGCCTGGACTCCCCGCAGTGA
- a CDS encoding NAD(P)H-quinone dehydrogenase encodes MTRIVIIGGGPGGYEAALVGAQLGAEVTVVDCDGLGGASVLTDCVPSKTLIATAEVMTTFDSSYEELGIVVADDTPHIEQAARVVGVDLGKVNRRVKRLALAQSHDITASVTRAGARVVRGRAKLGGPQGIDGTRDVIVTAADGSETILTADAVLIATGGTPREIPDAMPDGERILNWTQVYDLDELPEELIVVGSGVTGAEFAGAYQALGSRVTLVSSRDRVLPGEDPDAAAVLEDVFRRRGMNVVGRSRAESAKRVGDRVEVTLSDGRVLTGTHCLMAVGAIPNTKNMNLEESGVRLKDSGHIWTDKVSRTSAPGVYAAGDVTGVFALASVAAMQGRIAMYHFLGDAVAPLNLKTVSSNVFTDPEIATVGYTQADVDAGKIEARVVKLPLLRNPRAKMQGIRDGFVKLFCRPGTGIVVGGVVVSPRASELIHPISIAVDNNLTVEQIAKAFTVYPSLSGSIAEVARQLHTRKAAGEA; translated from the coding sequence GTGACCCGGATCGTGATCATCGGCGGCGGACCCGGCGGGTATGAGGCAGCCCTGGTGGGGGCCCAGCTCGGCGCGGAGGTGACCGTCGTGGACTGCGACGGTCTGGGCGGGGCATCGGTCCTGACCGACTGCGTGCCCTCCAAGACTCTGATCGCGACCGCCGAGGTGATGACGACCTTCGACTCCTCGTACGAGGAGCTCGGCATCGTCGTGGCGGACGACACCCCGCACATCGAGCAGGCCGCGCGCGTCGTCGGCGTGGACCTCGGCAAGGTGAACCGGCGCGTCAAGCGCCTCGCGCTCGCCCAGTCGCACGACATCACCGCCTCCGTCACCCGGGCCGGCGCCCGCGTGGTGCGCGGCCGCGCCAAGCTCGGCGGGCCGCAGGGCATCGACGGCACCCGGGACGTCATCGTCACCGCCGCCGACGGGTCCGAGACGATCCTGACCGCGGACGCCGTCCTGATCGCGACCGGCGGCACCCCGCGCGAGATCCCCGACGCCATGCCCGACGGCGAGCGGATCCTGAACTGGACCCAGGTCTACGACCTCGACGAGCTCCCCGAGGAGCTCATCGTGGTCGGCTCCGGTGTGACCGGCGCCGAGTTCGCGGGCGCCTACCAGGCCCTCGGCTCCCGGGTGACCCTCGTGTCCTCCCGCGACCGCGTGCTCCCCGGCGAGGACCCGGACGCCGCCGCCGTGCTGGAGGACGTCTTCCGGCGCCGCGGCATGAACGTCGTCGGACGCTCGCGCGCCGAGTCCGCCAAGCGGGTGGGCGACCGGGTCGAGGTCACCCTCTCCGACGGCCGCGTGCTGACCGGTACGCACTGCCTGATGGCGGTCGGCGCGATCCCCAACACGAAGAACATGAACCTGGAGGAGTCCGGGGTCCGGCTCAAGGACTCCGGGCACATCTGGACCGACAAGGTCTCGCGCACCTCCGCGCCCGGCGTGTACGCCGCCGGTGACGTCACGGGCGTCTTCGCGCTCGCGTCGGTCGCGGCGATGCAGGGGCGCATCGCGATGTACCACTTCCTCGGTGACGCGGTGGCCCCGCTGAACCTCAAGACGGTCTCCTCGAACGTCTTCACCGACCCCGAGATCGCCACCGTCGGCTACACCCAGGCGGACGTGGACGCGGGCAAGATCGAGGCCCGCGTGGTGAAGCTCCCGCTGCTGCGCAACCCGCGCGCCAAGATGCAGGGCATCCGGGACGGCTTCGTGAAGCTGTTCTGCCGCCCGGGCACCGGGATCGTCGTCGGCGGCGTGGTCGTCTCCCCGCGCGCGAGCGAGCTGATCCACCCCATCTCGATCGCGGTCGACAACAATCTGACGGTCGAGCAGATCGCAAAAGCGTTCACCGTGTACCCCTCGCTCTCGGGATCGATCGCCGAGGTGGCCCGTCAGCTGCACACGCGGAAGGCCGCCGGCGAGGCCTGA
- a CDS encoding phospho-sugar mutase: MQEQAQAQDDLIIRAQAWLAEDPDPETAAELAALIGAGDTAELADRFSGTLQFGTAGLRGEIGAGPMRMNRGVVIRAAAGLAAYLKAQGHDGGLVVVGYDARYKSADFARDTAAVMTGAGLRAALLPRPLPTPVLAYAIRHLGAVAGVEVTASHNPPRDNGYKVYLGDGSQIVSPADTEIAAQIAAVEKLADVPRPESGWQELGDEVLEAYLARTDAVLTPGSPRGVRTVYTAMHGVGKDVVMAAFARHGFPEPVLVAEQAEPDPAFPTVAFPNPEEPGAMDLAFAKAAEVQPDIVIANDPDADRCAVAVPTADGWRMLRGDEVGALLAAHLVHKGARGVFAESIVSSSLLGRIAEAAGVGYEETLTGFKWIARVEGLRYGYEEALGYCVDPEGVRDKDGVTAALLVAELASVLKEQGRTLTDLLDDLAMAHGLHATDQLSVRVSDLSVIADAMAALRAQPPVSLAGLRVVSAEDLSKGTESLPPTDGLRYYLDGAYKARVIARPSGTEPKLKCYLEVVVPVAEASDLAAARVRGQEVLDAIKKDLSAAMGI, encoded by the coding sequence GTGCAGGAACAGGCACAGGCACAGGACGACCTGATCATCCGGGCGCAGGCCTGGCTGGCCGAGGACCCGGACCCGGAGACGGCCGCGGAACTGGCCGCGCTCATCGGAGCCGGCGACACCGCGGAGCTCGCGGACCGCTTCTCGGGCACCCTGCAGTTCGGCACCGCCGGACTGCGCGGTGAGATCGGCGCCGGCCCGATGCGGATGAACCGCGGCGTGGTCATCCGGGCCGCGGCGGGCCTCGCGGCCTACCTGAAGGCCCAGGGCCACGACGGCGGCCTGGTCGTCGTCGGCTACGACGCCCGCTACAAGTCGGCGGACTTCGCCCGCGACACCGCGGCCGTCATGACCGGCGCCGGGCTGCGCGCGGCCCTCCTGCCCCGCCCCCTGCCGACGCCCGTCCTCGCGTACGCGATAAGGCACCTCGGCGCCGTCGCCGGCGTCGAGGTGACCGCGAGCCACAACCCGCCCCGGGACAACGGCTACAAGGTCTACCTCGGCGACGGCTCGCAGATCGTCTCCCCGGCCGACACCGAGATCGCGGCGCAGATCGCGGCGGTCGAGAAGCTGGCCGACGTACCGCGCCCGGAGTCCGGCTGGCAGGAGCTCGGCGACGAGGTCCTGGAGGCGTACCTGGCGCGCACGGACGCCGTCCTGACCCCCGGCTCCCCCCGGGGCGTGCGGACCGTCTACACGGCCATGCACGGCGTCGGCAAGGACGTCGTCATGGCGGCCTTCGCCCGGCACGGCTTCCCGGAGCCGGTGCTCGTCGCCGAGCAGGCCGAGCCCGACCCGGCCTTCCCGACCGTGGCGTTCCCGAACCCGGAGGAGCCGGGCGCGATGGACCTGGCCTTCGCGAAGGCCGCCGAGGTCCAGCCCGACATCGTGATCGCCAACGACCCGGACGCGGACCGCTGCGCGGTGGCCGTGCCCACCGCGGACGGCTGGCGGATGCTGCGCGGCGACGAGGTCGGCGCGCTGCTGGCGGCGCACCTGGTCCACAAGGGCGCGCGGGGCGTCTTCGCCGAGTCCATCGTCTCCTCCAGCCTCCTGGGCCGGATCGCGGAGGCGGCGGGCGTCGGTTACGAGGAGACCCTCACCGGCTTCAAGTGGATCGCCCGCGTCGAGGGCCTGCGCTACGGCTACGAGGAGGCGCTCGGCTACTGCGTGGACCCCGAGGGCGTCCGCGACAAGGACGGCGTCACCGCCGCCCTGCTGGTGGCGGAGCTGGCCTCGGTGCTCAAGGAGCAGGGCCGCACCCTGACCGACCTGCTGGACGACCTGGCGATGGCCCACGGGCTGCACGCCACGGACCAGCTGTCGGTGCGCGTCTCGGACCTGTCGGTCATCGCGGACGCGATGGCGGCGCTCCGCGCGCAGCCGCCGGTGTCCCTGGCGGGGCTGCGGGTGGTCTCGGCGGAGGACCTGTCCAAGGGCACGGAGTCCCTCCCGCCCACGGACGGCCTGCGCTACTACCTGGACGGCGCGTACAAGGCCCGGGTCATCGCCCGCCCGTCGGGTACCGAGCCCAAGCTGAAGTGCTACCTGGAGGTCGTGGTCCCGGTGGCCGAGGCCTCCGACCTGGCGGCGGCCCGCGTCCGCGGCCAGGAGGTCCTGGACGCGATCAAGAAGGACCTCTCCGCGGCCATGGGCATCTGA
- a CDS encoding SigE family RNA polymerase sigma factor — protein MNTLHSTTTSAVVTRLHDVNRRAGVRTVAVTRPRPAHVVAIDANQYQAVPAGQTPSAPSSDSEAEFTAYVQERRAALYATAFHLTGDRYEAEDLLQSALFSTYRAWDRISDKAAVGGYLRRTMTNLHISAWRRRKLNEYPTEELPETASDTDAMRGTELRAVLWQALTRIPEPQRTMLVLRYYEGRTDPEIAEILGISVGTVKSSIWRSLRRLREDEALSFGRDEAESFEELVA, from the coding sequence ATGAACACGCTGCACAGCACCACGACCAGCGCGGTTGTCACGCGGCTGCACGATGTGAACCGCCGGGCGGGTGTCCGTACGGTGGCGGTCACCCGTCCCCGTCCGGCCCACGTCGTAGCCATTGACGCAAACCAGTACCAGGCGGTTCCCGCCGGGCAGACTCCTTCCGCTCCCTCCTCCGACTCGGAGGCCGAGTTCACGGCGTACGTCCAGGAGCGGCGGGCCGCCCTGTACGCGACGGCCTTCCACCTCACCGGTGACCGGTACGAGGCCGAGGACCTGCTGCAGAGCGCGCTCTTCTCCACCTACCGCGCCTGGGACCGGATCAGCGACAAGGCGGCCGTCGGAGGCTACCTGCGCCGCACGATGACGAACCTGCACATCAGCGCGTGGCGTCGGCGCAAGCTCAACGAGTACCCGACGGAGGAGCTGCCGGAGACGGCCTCCGACACGGACGCGATGCGCGGTACGGAGCTGCGCGCGGTGCTCTGGCAGGCCCTGACCCGGATCCCGGAGCCGCAGCGCACGATGCTGGTGCTGCGCTACTACGAGGGCCGCACGGACCCGGAGATCGCGGAGATCCTCGGCATCAGCGTCGGCACGGTCAAGTCGAGCATCTGGCGCTCGCTGCGCCGTCTGCGGGAGGACGAGGCGCTCAGCTTCGGCCGTGACGAGGCGGAGTCCTTCGAGGAGCTCGTCGCGTAA